One part of the Humulus lupulus chromosome 9, drHumLupu1.1, whole genome shotgun sequence genome encodes these proteins:
- the LOC133800014 gene encoding zinc finger BED domain-containing protein RICESLEEPER 2-like: MQKRIINFIQVPSQGDLVGKELINCLNEWGISLVFAVTVDNASSNDVALRKLKGHLLDKDNTIPLNGEMFHMRCSAHILNLIVTDGLKELNDAISSIRNAVRYVRSSPARLKRFKESCKDANIESKALLCLDVVTRWNSTYLMLESAIKCKKAFENLEVDANYTKYFDEERMDGPPTNQDWEKAVVFVDFLRRFYDLTNRFSGSLYVTSNLFLLDILKVQADLTTMASNPDTLLGAMAVSMKRKYDKYWGRIEKLNMLTFIANILDPRYKLEVVNRGFKFVYTSSEVEKMIKLVTNTLAQLYAFYKQQQPSQSSQVQPSQPVINSTTE; this comes from the coding sequence ATGCAGAAGAGAATTATCAACTTTATCCAAGTTCCTAGCCAAGGGGACTTGGTGGGGAAAGAGTTGATAAATTGTCttaatgagtggggtatctcctTAGTTTTTGCAGTGACGGTTGACAATGCCTCCTCAAATGACGTTGCTCTTAGAAAATTGAAGGGGCACTTATTGGACAAAGACAATACCATTCCATTGAATGGCGAAATGTTTCATATGAGGTGTTCAGCTCATATTTTGAACTTGATAGTAACTGATGGGTTGAAAGAGTTGAATGATGCAATTTCAAGCATTCGAAATGCAGTGAGATATGTGCGATCATCTCCAGCTAGACTGAAAAGATTTAAAGAAAGTTGCAAGGATGCAAACATTGAATCAAAAGCCTTGTTATGCTTGGATGTAGTTACTAGGTGGAACTCCACCTACTTGATGTTAGAATCTGCTATAAAATGCAAGAAGGCTTTTGAGAATTTGGAAGTAGATGCGAACTACACAAagtactttgatgaagaaagaatgGATGGCCCACCAACCAACCAAGACTGGGAAAAAGCAGTTGTATTTGTTGACTTTTTGAGGAGATTCTATGATCTTACTAATCGATTTAGTGGGTCATTATATGTCACATCCAATCTATTCCTTCTAGATATTTTGAAGGTTCAAGCTGATTTAACTACTATGGCTTCTAATCCTGATACTTTGTTAGGGGCTATGGCAGTTAGTATGAAACGAAAGTATGACAAGTACTGGGGAAGGATTGAGAAGCTGAATATGTTGACATTTATTGCCAATATCCTTGATCCAAGGTATAAATTAGAGGTTGTGAATCGTGGTTTCAAATTTGTGTACACTTCAAGTGAGGTTGAAAAAATGATAAAGTTGGTGACAAATACTTTGGCACAGCTGTATGCTTTTTataaacaacaacaaccatctcAGTCATCTCAAGTTCAACCATCTCAGCCTGTTATCAATTCCACTACAGAATAA